CATCCGGCTCAAGCGCTGCATAGAGTGTGCCTGTAATGCCGCCCTGTGAATGGCCGATAAAGATGATGTTGTTAGTATCAAATGTGATCGGACTTTTAGTTGGTGAAATACCGGATGTAATATAAAGTCCGCCTGTTTTTATAAGCCTTGTTAAAACGAAAGAATCAACAGCAGACTGCCTGAAGTTTGTTCTGCCCTCGTCCGGATTAAAAAAATTAAATGAATAAAGGTCAAGATCGGACAGAGATAATGGCGGATTTACCCTGTTGCCGTGCAACGGTTGATCTATACCAATACATGCAATGCCCCGGCTTGCAAGCATTAAGCCTACACCTCCAGTCTCTTCTATGACACTCATATGGCTCCCTCCGGTTCCATGCGCATAAAGCGCGATGGGCCAGCCGTTCTTAGGCTGGGGTCCTGGAGGAACGGTAAGGCTAAAATCAAGGGACTCCCATCTTTGAATTATAGGTGTCCCGTTTGTATCAAAAGAAAAATCACCGCCTGTTACAGCATAAGGCGGCGTGCCGTACTGAAAATTGGGCGATGTATATGTACCGCCGAATACATTGATGTTTGTGCCTGTCCATGCTTGCCATTCAGGATAATAGCCCATAGTTGATATGCCGAGCCCTGTCAAATTCGACACAAACTGTCTAATCGTCCTCAGGTCTTTTGTGGGATCCTGCGTCGTGAATACGGTTGCAGCACCAATCGAATCAGGGTTGATCTTGTCCCGGATTAAATAATTATAAAGCGGCTTATATACGTTTATAAGCCTTGATAATGCAGGGTCATTGCCTGTCTTCGAAAGCAGTGCCTCTGACATAAGCTGCGGCATTACGATAGAATGATTATTTATGTCCTTTACCTGTGTTGTGAGGATAAGTGCATATTTTGTTGCCCCAAATAATGGAAAGCCATACATGGGAGAAACCTCAAGCGTGTTTGAGGATACATAATCCGTATCCGTAATTTCATAAGACCATATTAAAGGAACACGACTGCCGTATTGTGAGGATGACGGATCGATATTCACGAGGAACATGGATGCATTCTTGCTTAAACTGTCCTTGGGTGTTTGTGGAAGTGTCGATAGGGATATGGAAGAACCTGTGAATCGCATATACATTGGTGCATTTGTCCCGAATCCGACCACCTCTGTCCTTGCAGTTTCAAGGTATTGATTTAAAAGCGGTATTTTAAGAGGATTGGGAAATCCTGTAAGCAAAGGATGACCCTCGGCATCTGTTTCATAATCGTTAGGGAAAGGCATGCTGTAAAAATCCGCTCCACTCGGGTTAAAGTAAACAGTAGTAGGCGTATAGCTTAAGCCATGTTTATTATTAGAACATGCTGTTAACAGTACACACGCAAAAGATAAAATAAGAATTCTTTTTATATAATCAGCGATTGTCATATTGCATCATGTTAAAGTCCTACAATATTATAACCTGCATCAACAAACAGTATTTCGCCTGTTATACCGCTGCTCATAGGAGATAAAAGGAACAGCGCTGCATTCCCGATCTCATCGGGTGTAATATTTCTAGCAAGAGGTGCTTTTTGCGGATAGTACTCAAGGATCTTCGTAAACCCTTTTATGCCTCTTGCGGATAAGGTATTCACAGGTCCTGAAGATATCCCGTTTACCCTTACACCTTTTTTACCGAGATCATAAGCAAGATATCTAATATTACTTTCGAGAGCAGATTTTGCTACAGCCATTACATTATAACCCGGTATAACCTTTTGAGACGCAATATACGTCATTGCAATTATACTGCCTCCTTCTTTCATAAGAGGCAGTAGGGTATTTGTTAAAGAGATAAGGGAATATGCGCTTATATCGAGGGCCGTTATAAAACCGTTCCTTGATGTGTTTAAAAACTCTCCACCAAGCTCTTCTCTCTGTGCGAACGCTATACTGTGAACAAACGCATGGATTTTATCGTGTGTTTTGGTAATCTCATTGTACAGGTTCTTAACCATCTCCTCATTCTGAACATCGCATTCTATAAGCCCCAATGGGCTTAAGCCCTGAACGGCCTCTTCAATCCTGTCCTTAAGAGATTGATGCGCATAAGTAAAAAACAGGTCCATACCTGCCTGACGAAGCTTTTTTGCGATATGCAGGGATATGCTGTATTTGTTTACAACCCCTGTAACAACCCCGACCTTTCCTGTTAGATCTATTGTATACATATTGACTCATGCATCCCATAAATACTAAGTATTGTAAATGATTTTAATACTAATTTATCTGTAACCAATATGATCTTTCTCATACACATTTATTATTGCAGTGTATAGATTTATTTATATGGAGTTAGCAACTGCAAAATCGCCAAAACTGAATATCCCCTTCAGGTACCTGTTTACAGGTACAGGAATACTTATTTTTATATGTTTAATAATTGTATTAAAGCCGGAGGCACTTACACAGAATTATTTCAGGTCCCCGGTGCTTCTGCCGCTCACACATCTGTTGACGCTCGGCTGTATTACAATAACGATCATCGGGGCAATGTTCCAGCTCGTGCCTGTCATAACAGAGAGGCAATTGTACAGCGAGGGCATTGCAAGGGCAGCGTATTATATTTATATCATTAGCATCGCATGGCTTATTTATGCATTCTCTACATTTAATACACCCGCGGTCCCGGCGGGACTGTTAAGTTTGGCAATCTTATTATTCATTGTTGATATGATACTCACATTTACAAATAAGGGAACCGCTGCAGCCCAAAATGGTGTTAAATTAAGACGTGATATCTCGGTTTGGTTTATTGTTACGGCGATCGGATTCCTATTCATCACATTAATTATCGGCTCCATCGCTGCAGCAGGTCTGGACAAACAATTCATTGTCCATCCCATGGCATTGCTGCACATACACATAGCTATTGCAGGAATCGGCTTTGTTACACTTGTGATCATAGGGTTCTCATTCAAACTTGTGCCCATGTTTATACTTTCACACGGCTACGAAGAGACAAAGGCATTGGTAGCCTTTGTTTTGTTTTTATCCGGAATAATCTTGCTTACATTGCATTTTTTCTTACTTCATTCATATACCTTTGTTTACTGGCTCGGCATATTAGCAGGCATAATAATATTTACAGGCATAATATTTTATGTGCTTCAGATGCTGGACATTTACAGGCATCGTGCAAGAAAGCATATTGATCCCGGTATATGGCTTTCGATAACAGCAACAGGCTATCTTATAATAACAGGGGTACTCGGGTTATATATCATTGCATTTAAGCATTCTTTCCGCCTTGATATCGTTTATGCCGTTCTTGGACTCTTTGGATGGGCAGTACTTTACATTATGGGCATGATGCATAAAATAGTCCCTTTCCTGCATTGGTATAATAAGTACAGCTCAAAGATAGGACTTCAAAAGGTGCCCATGACAAAGGATATGATCAATGAAAGGCTCACATGGATACAATTATATCTATCCAATATCGGGCTTATTTTATTGGTCAGCGGGATTCTGACAGGTCTTATCGGTCTTATATTTGCCGGAGGCATTATTTTATTTGTCGATACAATCATATACGGATGGAATATCTTTAATGTAATCAGGAGGTGAGTATGGTAACAAAAGAACAGGTTTACAATGCACTCGAGAATGTTATTGACCCTGAAATAGGGCTTAACCTGGTAGAGCTTGGGTTGATCTATGAGCTGAATATAAACAATGACGAAGTTGATGTCAAAATGACTCTAACCGCAAGGGGATGCCCTCTGCACCTAAGCATACAGGCTGCCGCGGAAAATGTGATAAAGATGATCGACGGTATAAAAGGTGTTCGTGTTGATGTTGTATGGGAACCTCAATGGACGCCCGATAGAATCTCGCCTGAAGCTAAACTCAAACTCGGCATGGAATAATTATGAAGATCACACCTCAAACCAATGTCTTAGAGATGATAAAGGCACATCCGGAACTTGTTGACGTACTCATAAAGTATAATGAACATTTTAAGCTATTGAAAAACCCCATAATGAAAAAGACGTTCGCAAGGCTCGCAACGGTTAAGCATGCTGCAAAGGCTGCAGGTGTTAACCTCCCGGATATGATCAAGGTTTTAAATAATGCCACAGGCGAAACCGTATCGGATAACGACATTGATTCTGTAACAGCGGATACAGAGCCGCTTATCCGCGTAAAAGCACTTGTGGAAGAAAAGCACGCAAAGGTTTATAAGCTTGACGTGCGTGAACTTATGAGAACAGGCGGTGAACCTTTTAATCAGATCATGCAAACCGCTGCAAAGGTAAAGAACAGCGAGGCATTATTGCTTGAGACAATCTTTGAACCTGCCCCGTTGTACGAT
This region of Deltaproteobacteria bacterium genomic DNA includes:
- a CDS encoding alpha/beta hydrolase; protein product: MTIADYIKRILILSFACVLLTACSNNKHGLSYTPTTVYFNPSGADFYSMPFPNDYETDAEGHPLLTGFPNPLKIPLLNQYLETARTEVVGFGTNAPMYMRFTGSSISLSTLPQTPKDSLSKNASMFLVNIDPSSSQYGSRVPLIWSYEITDTDYVSSNTLEVSPMYGFPLFGATKYALILTTQVKDINNHSIVMPQLMSEALLSKTGNDPALSRLINVYKPLYNYLIRDKINPDSIGAATVFTTQDPTKDLRTIRQFVSNLTGLGISTMGYYPEWQAWTGTNINVFGGTYTSPNFQYGTPPYAVTGGDFSFDTNGTPIIQRWESLDFSLTVPPGPQPKNGWPIALYAHGTGGSHMSVIEETGGVGLMLASRGIACIGIDQPLHGNRVNPPLSLSDLDLYSFNFFNPDEGRTNFRQSAVDSFVLTRLIKTGGLYITSGISPTKSPITFDTNNIIFIGHSQGGITGTLYAALEPDVKGAVLSGDGGDLSLTIIYRKDPIDIQQAVEMLFGILITQAITTFHPIVGLAQMLVEVTDPINYGHYLFNPYANGTPKDVVLTEGLLDVYAPPITAEALAVASGIPLIAPVAEPVTGLSIIGLSVFTPPVYDNITASNLEKVTAGLLQFPYDDHFAIFTDTTAQYKYSGFLQSLVYTGTAIIP
- a CDS encoding enoyl-ACP reductase, which translates into the protein MYTIDLTGKVGVVTGVVNKYSISLHIAKKLRQAGMDLFFTYAHQSLKDRIEEAVQGLSPLGLIECDVQNEEMVKNLYNEITKTHDKIHAFVHSIAFAQREELGGEFLNTSRNGFITALDISAYSLISLTNTLLPLMKEGGSIIAMTYIASQKVIPGYNVMAVAKSALESNIRYLAYDLGKKGVRVNGISSGPVNTLSARGIKGFTKILEYYPQKAPLARNITPDEIGNAALFLLSPMSSGITGEILFVDAGYNIVGL
- a CDS encoding metal-sulfur cluster assembly factor, which gives rise to MVTKEQVYNALENVIDPEIGLNLVELGLIYELNINNDEVDVKMTLTARGCPLHLSIQAAAENVIKMIDGIKGVRVDVVWEPQWTPDRISPEAKLKLGME
- a CDS encoding DUF2249 domain-containing protein, which gives rise to MKITPQTNVLEMIKAHPELVDVLIKYNEHFKLLKNPIMKKTFARLATVKHAAKAAGVNLPDMIKVLNNATGETVSDNDIDSVTADTEPLIRVKALVEEKHAKVYKLDVRELMRTGGEPFNQIMQTAAKVKNSEALLLETIFEPAPLYDMLKKKGFIHETEMPGSGHYKIWFYKIEKAERHEETQDTKKRVWTEDGTVYIDVKGLEPPQPMALVLETLAKTEAHKTVIVFHERKPVFLLPKLEEKGYKYEIQELSEHDVRIIIHNPE